TATTTGCAGTGAATAGTGtaattgtggccccgccccctacggcAAAACAACACTATCATATCATTGGTGGGCATATCACGGTGGGCagtccaaaatgacatgattcgctCCACCCCCTTCCGTCCTAATACTTCACCTCCTCTCTGGGATCTCCTAGAGGCGAAGTAAGTGAAAAGTAGGTAAGATGGCATAAAGTAACATGGAGAACTTAAAATAGGGAACATAACGTAACACGAGTCACATATATAGCACAACTAACATAAGTCAAATTGCAGAACAGAGAATAGACAAAGAAAAGAACATAACGTAACAGCATGATACAGCAGAATATTGGAAACATAAAGGGGAAACACTGAGGACCGAGCGGCAGAGGGAAGTGTTATATAACTTAGATGAATTAGAGATAGAGGTGAGGTCAAGAGGGGGCTTTCTGAGGATGACTGATACAGGAACCTGCTTAAAGGAAGAGGGGCGAGTGCTGGTGGGAGGGTTAAGTTGGAGAGGTGGTAAAAATACAGGTGAGCATTGGTGGTGAGGGCATGGAGATGGGGAGGTCATGGGGAGAAGAGGTTATAAGAGTGTGGACTTTATCCTCAGTGAAGGGGTGGAAAGATCACATAGAGGGATGGCTAGAGGGGGAGAGTAGGGAAGGAAGGGCATGGGGAGAAAAGAGGAAGAGACGGAGGGAAGTTTGGTGGCATTTTGTGCTCAGAAAGCACGTGTAGTTTctgatgcaaaaaaaaacctaatttGTGTATTGGGTCGCACGTATTTCTTGATATGTCCAACTCAAAAACAGTATTTCTGTATCGGGTATTGTGCAATGCATATTGTACAACACATCATAGTCCTATTAAACCAAACCCACATTACACTActaacccccccaaaaaagatagaCATGGGCGCATGTTGGGGTACAGAAATGCGTATGTATTTATGCCACAAAAATTGACgtctacccaactataaatcagacCCTTAGTGTGCAAATCAGTTCTTGCAAAACCAAATAAATGGCAACATACCTTTGTCTGCTTTTAAATATTATATCGAGCTTATCCCCAAACTATTTGGAACGATTATCATTTGTCAAAACAAGCTGTCTTAGCATATACAGTATGCAAACTAGGGGGTTTTCCCaacattattattcttattttatatatatatatatatcacagcacAATGATGTTTTTAATAACAACAGAAGCTAAACAAATGTTATGCAAAACAGGGCTGATCCCAGTCGCTCTACtgcatgaatgatgaatgaatatgTGCTCCTCATCACTACAAAACAACAGGTTGTGGCTTAATTAATAACATGATGTTAAAAAACAATGATTTGCAGTAATGCAGATTCCAATAATGTATTGAGcgtaaattgtttatttttaactatgtaaagctgggtacacactacagggtttttgtccagtaatcggctcaaacagccgacatacgaccgctcgttcaaaagtcgggtcagtgtgtgtagtgacacgatggtcgaaagtctgcccaaatggacgattgtcgcctcatttggttggtcgtaccgtttaatattttcgttccaatctcgtttccgttgtgtagtgtgtataaacttccgaccgatgtgtacgaaattgcaatcattgctcacgacatcatggctgtaaaaagtcgctaaaggaacgtccgcttttccctttatcgtcctaaacaaggctagtgtgtatgcagtccatggaccgagcgatcggaacatcgatcgcatgtaaaatcgatcggcataaagagttggtgaaaaattctgtagtgtgtacccagcttaagaccgCATCATTTAAAGCTACATTACCATCTGGAGGCAATTAGCTCCTCCTGCTTCATTCTGCAGAGTGACGCTATGGGGGAGATGTGTAAGTGAGAAGGCCAATCAGAAGCCGCATTCGCGGACACTGCAGCTTCCCGTTGGTCCTCCTACTCACACTGTGGtcatcaatcagattctagttatttatttagtacattctacaaaattatagctagaatccgattggttgctattggcaacatctccacttttcaatcctgccggaaactcgcagcttaatacatttaccccccccccccacccttccccCATCCCTCCCAGGTCTCAGAGGTTTGCTTTTCTCTTCAGTGGCACAGTGCTAACTTTTTGTCATGCTTCATGGGCACAATTTTTGGCATGTCCTCTTATTCGGCATGATGTTTaccatttttgttattatttaattctgaattattattatttcaaatacATGGAAATAAAAATAGGCGTTTACATGATGCGTGGGTGTTGGGGTCATAGGTCAGATCAGTGCAGGCGGGGCAAAGCTCTAACTACGCCGTGATTGGTCACACTGGACTTTTGAAGTGGACAATACAACAGAATGTTCCTATAAAAATATTTGGCCCACCTGTTTACAAGGAAGAAGCCACATTTTTTCAACAGCGCTGCTCATTATAATAAATACTTTTTGATGTACTGTATACACTTTATTAACATCACATGTGATAGGGCCGGTAAAACAGGTTTCTTATACCTGTGTTAAAAACTGGCATAAGTAATACATAGCAGAACCCTGATTTATAACCTGATATGAACTGTAACTTGGCACAAACACCAGTCTCTCCCGTCTCCATAGTGTCTTGGCAGGACGTTGGTACTTCAGTTATTTAGCTTACAAGTACTACTAttaaccatataaataaattatttgtggtgactcgttattttggccccgccccctgcagtaAAATCACGCTAAAATAACGCTATTCATCATGCCCCGTCCCCTCTGTCCTCAAACTTtatctcccctccaggatctcctgaaGGGAACAAGTAAAAATTTGTCAAGTATGcgtaatatgttttatatagtaTTAATATGCatctaatacatacttgccaacttttccttgttggcttcagggagatttcGGGGGAGGAGGGCGtgcggggcggggcttgacaaatcacatacttttggccctgccccctaagcgattgtcacaattttggccaattacagcaggatgtggggctaagatgatgcgatatttgtgtcattaagcccccccaaaCTTATCtgtgggggcgagaactgggaggttgccctgctctcccggaagcctTCTAAGAAATGCGGGAGTATCCGGGACATTCCGGAAGagcaggcaactatgcgttaaagaaaagcagctaacgAATCTCTAGAGACAgatgtgtcttttacatttctgtctccattactgaagtcatgttgtcttacctgtcagtctttgattaaatcttggtctccatgaaaatggccacctccatggtcatcaatacatggacataggacacaatttctgaactgtgtcatcatgccacaaatggcgaagccaaccacgtcttgttctggctcagcatcagggagaatgccagactcttcagggagggagggagatcacccctatttcagggagtctccctgacattcagggagagttgacaagtatgagttAATAACTTTTTATGACCAAAATACATAGTTCTTCTGGGGGTCGGGACAGCCCCCCAGCTTCCACCCATTCGTTTTAAATTTCCATagcaccacttctaaattcccacttcaaaCACTCATTCCAATACCAGTTTATATGTTTTACTAGCtttaaaaaatgctaaataaaagTATGTATTTTGGCAACCAGCGGGTAAAGGGTACGGAGAGtgatttattatttacaaatgtctCCTGTAAGTAAACCACCCATGGCCAGGAAAGATCTGTAGATGATGTCTATATTTAGGATAGCTTCATTGTAGACTTGTGCTCTGGTATCAGTCTATCCctctgctttttttgttttatattttaacgtaataatatatatatacacgtgtcgAGTTAATTCTGTGGATTACAACATTGAACAGATAGTTTGCTTTCCTTTTCCAGAACAATAGAAAACAGATATACTATTGCTAGAGCTGCATCGCTCTCTCCAGGCTAATTAACGACTCGCTAATAACGGCTGACTGCGTCCATTACACCCGGCAGCTGCAACAGATGATTCTACAGGCTTGATTgcctggagatctccgattgcgAACTGCGTTGTGAAGCTGATTAGACAAAACTGCAGGTTACTAGCGAAAGCGGGGCCAGATTATGGTTCAGAGGGCCCTAGGCCAATACACTTTTTACGCCCCTTCGCcctccacgccaggctaatacgcggtaggtaaaaaacaaactcgtccttaatttaaaatgcgGCTCACCTTCACCCCCCCCTCTCCCAATGTTTATGCTCCTTTGTTTTTCAAACTCAGCTACACTTGGCTTGTTAAAGGGACACTGCAATCTTTCTTAACTCCGTTTTCCTTAAAATCAagactgtatagcagaacggaggcaggAACAAGagttactgagggtgaagatggagGGGACTGTCACTCATAATTGCTTATCAATCACCCGTCCAAGGATGActtattgtcttcagccttttacCATGGTTTTACGTCAAGACTTAAACCTtcctacatttttctttcttctttggaGAACAACGATTcggttatattttaaaattaatttcagtttatacctttcCCTGTCATAATTTTGCTACCCCAAATTTTGTGTCCTAGACCTCAGCCTAGGCCATCAAGGCCCCCCGACTTGAAACTTAtagaacttaaaggatctgctgctaacgtcttggtgccagagaCGACAGGACAccctcagaggtcttgtggagtccatgcctcgtcCGGTCagtgctgttttggcagcacaaaggggacctacacactattaggcaggtggttttaatgcggTGGCTGATTGTATATATTACAGTGACTTGTATAAATGAAACTCTTGATGAGTTTACagtggttttgaaaagtggagatgttgcctatagcaagcagattctagctgtcattttgtagaatgtactaaataattgacaactagaatctgattggttgctataggcaacatctccactttttcaaacccaccggaaactcgcagcttaatcCAATTACCCCTTGGCCACTGTAGAGGCCAGTGGAGtacatggaaccagcttgagatgacgtgtgctttaTTCTGCAGGAAGTATCCTTTAGAAGAggagtagactgtggccataatgAGATACCTGTgctcagcaacaatactcaggtaggctgtgagATTTAAACATttctcaattggtattaaggggcctaatatgTGCCAAAAACACATTCCCCccccaccattacaccaccaccagcctgcatcATTGACAGTGGGCCAGGTGGATCCATgatgtttatgccaaattctgaccctatcaTCTATATGTTGTTGCAGAAATcgagatttgtcagaccaggtGACATGTTGCCAATCTTCCAACTGTCCAGTTTACTCTGAATGCGAGTATACCATCACTTAAATGCCACCAAGAGATTTCTTGATCCCTATGCAATACCATATATGTTTGTCTCTTGGATTCAGACTCTTGAGCCTGAGATTATTGACCTGTCTTTATACTTGTGTCACATTCCATTTCAAACACAACATGTATACTGATTGTGTGAAGTACACCTCTCTGACAAAACATTAACACAATCACTATTTACTTTTAGATTCTgcactagaaaaaaaataaagcaactgTTTGGTTGCTAGGGGCTACAGTACAGCTGTGCAATAGTATTGTTGCTAGGGGCTACAGTACAGCTGTACAATAGTATTGTTGCTAGGGGCTACAGTACAGCTGTACAATAGTATTGTTGCTAGGGGCTACAGTACAGCTGTACAATAGTATTGTTGCTAGGGGCTACAGTACAGCTGTACAATAGTATTGTTGCTAGGGGTTACAGTACAGCTGTACAATAGTATTGTTTATATATAGcaccattttaatagaaaagaACACTATATCGCCAGCTCACATAGAATCCTTGCACAGGATACTACTGGTGGGGGTGGAAATAAAGTTTTGAAACCCACACACTAACCTAGTCACAGCAGTGGCTTCAAATTCTattaacagaagagaaatctgaCCCTGTTCCAAGAGGCACTAAAATAATTTACATTGTAAAACGAATATTTACAAAACAAGCCTACAATGTTTGTATCCAAAGAACACAATTCTGTCCACCCTGAAAATAATCTTATTTGCTATCTTTTATTGACCTTGCTTCTGCTTCTAGTTTAACAGATGACGTATTAACTTTGTTGTTATAAGCAGCACAAACTGTGATCAATTGGCGTCATGTGATGGTCCAAACAGGAAATTGAAGTTACAATTGAAGCTTGTTCTAAATCTCTGATTCATAGGATATTCCTTGTGCATGACCAAAACTACCAGCCACGAGAAATCACATCTGTATATAACTTTCTGCCATTCGTAAAATTATCTACGCTACACGATCTTTGTGCTCCACGGAAGACGATCTGGATAACATGTGCAACATTATAATGATGTTTTCTTAGggaccagttgtccttccttggaccccttttggtaggtactaaccactgcataccgggaacaccccacaagacctgccgttttggagatgttctgacccagtcgtttagccatcacaattGAACAGTGTATGACCCTTGAAGCTTTTCTTCCGACAGGTCAAAATCCGATCCAATGCAATGCGGAGGATTTATGTTCAGGGTTTGGGAAAATACGTCACAACAACAACAATTATAGCTCAATGACAAAAGCATCACATACCCAGTGAGAaggattttgtttttatataaagtaaatgcaacttttttttttttatatttttttcttttttcttaaaacGAATAAGTTACAAAAGTTAAGTGCGTTTTTGTTTAAGAAAAAAAGTAACATATCCCCTGAAACATACATAGAACTGTCAGCTATAACCAAGTCCTTAAAATATGTAATTagcatttataatttaattttttaaaatatgctttttttaagaaagaaaaaaaaaaaaaagataagaaaaaaaaaactccccaaaataataaaataaagaacgATGTAGTGCCCATTCGGAAGATTCTGACCTCGGCAGTATTTGAACGTGCGAGTCTGTTTTTATTATCCAGTGTCAGTTACACGACACACCATCGGCCATAACAAAGAAACAGTTCTCTGCCTCGTAGCCAAGTCTTCGGCTCATCCTTTTGCTTGGCTTAGCCAATGTCGCCATTAGGAACAGATGCATAGTCTCTGGGATTCTGTTTAATGCACTTGGTGGGTTTCTATGCAGCTTGAACCAGCTCTGGCCGAAGCAACGCGCCAACTTCTTAAGCatctcccagaatcctttgcaACATCCACTGCTGTACTCTGCAACCTTTATTTTGGCAAGTAAAAGCTGTGCTTAGGGTGCCACGCCAAGAAGGAGATCTCgcagaaatatttattatatgcttTTGCTATATACGTATAAAGTAACGCAAGTCCCGGTGGCAGTATatgtagaaattaaaaaaaaaaacaagagccCTGTTTGTCAGTTTGGTTCAAGTGTTCCGGCTATGGCTTCCTGAGGTTTTGGGACAGGGCCCAGAATGTATCAAGGCTGTGGTTAAGTCTTCGCTCAAGGCCATTTCTTTGGAATCGAGGAGGTGAAACTCCGCACAGAAAAGGAGAAGATGGAGGTACAGAGTGTTCAGATGCGGATGCAGTTCAAGGCTGACCACGGTCTTAAAGTGACAGGTATAGATGTGGCCCAGAAGGTGGAAAAGCAGGCGGAAGGTCTTCTGGATAGCTGGTTTGAAGGTCTTTGGAAACTCTTTACCTGAAGGaaataaatagaaagaaaaaataaataaatgaattcacaaaatgatgcaaaaaatgcaaatattttatcaAACAACGGCATCTGATTTACAGCAAAGGACTCTGATATTTCAAAGAAATCTGAAACATCTCATTCACAATGAAGGGTAACACATGCTTAGTGGATTGTATTAGCGAGCAATACTTGTTAGCGTTGGCGGATGTTTGGGCCTTCTGCTGAAAAGTCTACATTCTGCCAAAGTTAGATGTGCCGACATCTTACACTGGTGGTCAAGTCTGGGGCCACCACGAAACCTGGTTTTCCCAGGGTCGTTGCTATTTTCTCCCTACCACAAATTTTCTGAATCACAATAATCAGTTTACCAGAAGTCAAAAAGTTCCTCTAACTGTTATCCTTTATGGggcacccaaaaaaaaacatgggGTGGATTTTTATGGCCTTGGGGCACCTTCAGGTTAGTTGGGTGCCCCAGCTTTTCCATTTAATTTTAGAAGAATAGGAGCCCTAGGTGAGGCCTAGTACAAAGAACGGCATACGTCCTTGTGGCATTAGTAATTGCATGCGTAGaagtgattcatcatcatcatcatcatcatcaccatttatttatatagcgccactaattccgcagcgctgtacagagaactcattcacatcagtccctgtcccattggggcttaatgtctaaattccctaacatatacacacacagacagacagacactagggtcaatttgttagcagccaattaacctaccagtatgtttttggagtgtgggaggaaaccggagaacccagaggaaacccaggcaaacacggggagaacatacaaactccacacagataaggccatggtcgggaattgaacccatgatcccagtgctgtgagtcagaagtgctaaccactacaccacagTGATTGAGAGAACGTGGGTTCAGGTTAATGCAGGAAACATCCGATTGTTAACTGTACGACTGAAGTGTCAGCAGCCAAAGAACAGttttgcattaaaaatgtattgatagtaaatgtatttactgtaaaaTGGAAGCACTCAGCAAAATAGGTTAAACatcttgggcccgattcattaaggagagcaaaaagtTTGATCctagaaaaaaacatgttacagtacaaggggtgcaaattagtttattattttgcacataagataaatactggctgtttgtttctcatgtagcaaacaaatacttgatagctttaattttacactgaattttaaagttgacttTGGATCGAATTTGTGCCAACTTAAATCAAATTCAATTACTTCATTAAGAGGCTGCATTGTTGTATAGACAAAGGGACATTTTGCCGAAAATTGCAACGAATATCACCTTTCTATACGTAGCTTCAATAAATTGCTCAATATGTGACATGACATTAAGCAGAATATGTCTAGGTTTTAGGCAGAGCAGAGAAAAACCCCGAAGGGAAAGACGTGTAACTCACTGTGTTTTGTGGGAACCAAGTCTTCATCTGTCAGGAGTTTCTGAATGATGCTGGCAGCGTAATCTGCATACTGGGGGGCTGAGCACTTCCTCTTACGCCCTTTCTCGTCCGTCCACTGGATCTGCCTGGAGACACAAAAAACATTCAAGAGATGAAGCTTCTGTCTAGGACGGCTGCGTTGACGGACGTTTAACACACACACCTCTCCAAAATGCTCCGCATACCAGTGCAAAGCGAATGACGTACAGAGTAAACGGCCCCCGTCCTTTTAAAGGAAATCTTATAGTaagaaaataattgtttattaCGTGAAGTTCTGTCTAGCATATAGAGCTACTAAAGATTTCGAAAT
Above is a genomic segment from Mixophyes fleayi isolate aMixFle1 chromosome 11, aMixFle1.hap1, whole genome shotgun sequence containing:
- the LOC142107745 gene encoding MOB kinase activator 2-like isoform X1, which translates into the protein MLGGLFKLLPGLRAEGGKLLQISAPKPVGAMVFQAVGRLLGKHSSKIKKKTSSSDSEKLYLEPRYTAARILDADILMLIALPKGLNVEEWLASNASAFYNHVSLMYGSISEFCTISTCPTMKAWSTQIQWTDEKGRKRKCSAPQYADYAASIIQKLLTDEDLVPTKHSKEFPKTFKPAIQKTFRLLFHLLGHIYTCHFKTVVSLELHPHLNTLYLHLLLFCAEFHLLDSKEMALSEDLTTALIHSGPCPKTSGSHSRNT
- the LOC142107745 gene encoding MOB kinase activator 2-like isoform X2; translation: MLGGLFKLLPGLRAEGGKLLQISAPKPVGAMVFQAVGRLLGKHSKIKKKTSSSDSEKLYLEPRYTAARILDADILMLIALPKGLNVEEWLASNASAFYNHVSLMYGSISEFCTISTCPTMKAWSTQIQWTDEKGRKRKCSAPQYADYAASIIQKLLTDEDLVPTKHSKEFPKTFKPAIQKTFRLLFHLLGHIYTCHFKTVVSLELHPHLNTLYLHLLLFCAEFHLLDSKEMALSEDLTTALIHSGPCPKTSGSHSRNT
- the LOC142107745 gene encoding MOB kinase activator 2-like isoform X3; translated protein: MVFQAVGRLLGKHSSKIKKKTSSSDSEKLYLEPRYTAARILDADILMLIALPKGLNVEEWLASNASAFYNHVSLMYGSISEFCTISTCPTMKAWSTQIQWTDEKGRKRKCSAPQYADYAASIIQKLLTDEDLVPTKHSKEFPKTFKPAIQKTFRLLFHLLGHIYTCHFKTVVSLELHPHLNTLYLHLLLFCAEFHLLDSKEMALSEDLTTALIHSGPCPKTSGSHSRNT